One segment of Desmodus rotundus isolate HL8 chromosome 6, HLdesRot8A.1, whole genome shotgun sequence DNA contains the following:
- the C6H20orf202 gene encoding uncharacterized protein C20orf202 homolog, with the protein MKTAEEPAPNLGQTLEWLRKELAEMQIQDQKLLLTLRHLHSVLEELRSESAHWEDARSSGGTSPIRARAGSEGRGHHPMSSRRLAQLLQGVDGRRSSLP; encoded by the exons ATGAAAACAGCCGAAGAGCCAGCCCCGAATCTTGGGCAGACCCTGGAGTGGCTGAGAAAGGAACTG GCTGAGATGCAGATCCAAGACCAGAAGCTCCTGCTCACACTGAGGCACCTCCACAGCGTCCTGGAGGAGCTGCGTTCTGAGAGTGCCCACTGGGAGGACGCCAGGTCCAGCGGAGGGACATCACCCATCAGAGCTCGAGCAGGCTCCGAAGGCAGGGGTCACCATCCCATGTCGTCCAGGCGGCTGGCCCAGCTTCTCCAGGGGGTAGACGGCCGGCGAAGCTCCCTCCCGTAA